A genomic window from Erythrobacter sp. BLCC-B19 includes:
- a CDS encoding SDR family oxidoreductase, which produces MALVTVIGASGRQGLAQVRQALAAGYDVRAISRRPDALEGAPVEGVERVEVRPMDLYDTSTFEAALEGSDYIFYTHPLQARADRAYLIGEVGKVAAHLNVKRVVWNTSSWIPDKPGDPFTYGENTKGINALWRSGAPGTVFGSVLFMDNLLTNWARPFIVNEGRYVYPHNPNLEANWISLDDVARFMLASLERPDMEGAWLNIGGPERLVGKQVTQCLSDALGKEITYDPCSPAEFGRYLVEAAGDSMPAEMRETFAKGIEDFYEYNNTAPTKPFAVDMDHVYERFPELEGKLQTMGEWTKAQDWGESNYRPAFG; this is translated from the coding sequence ATGGCACTTGTTACAGTGATCGGCGCAAGCGGGCGGCAAGGCCTTGCGCAGGTGCGTCAGGCGCTCGCCGCCGGGTATGATGTCCGCGCGATCTCGCGCCGCCCCGATGCGCTGGAAGGCGCGCCGGTCGAGGGCGTCGAGCGGGTCGAGGTGCGGCCGATGGACCTCTACGACACCTCCACCTTCGAGGCCGCGCTCGAGGGCAGCGACTACATCTTTTACACCCACCCCCTGCAAGCCCGTGCCGACCGCGCCTACCTGATCGGGGAAGTCGGCAAGGTCGCCGCGCATCTGAACGTCAAGCGCGTGGTCTGGAACACCTCGAGCTGGATCCCCGACAAGCCCGGCGATCCCTTCACCTATGGTGAGAACACCAAGGGCATCAACGCCCTGTGGCGCTCCGGCGCGCCGGGAACGGTGTTCGGCAGCGTGCTGTTCATGGACAACCTGCTGACCAATTGGGCGCGGCCCTTCATCGTCAATGAGGGGCGCTATGTGTACCCCCACAACCCCAATCTGGAAGCCAACTGGATCAGCCTCGACGATGTCGCGCGGTTCATGCTGGCGAGCCTCGAACGGCCCGACATGGAAGGCGCCTGGCTCAACATCGGCGGCCCTGAGCGGCTGGTCGGCAAGCAGGTGACGCAGTGTCTGTCCGATGCGCTGGGCAAGGAGATCACATACGACCCCTGCTCGCCCGCGGAGTTCGGCCGCTACCTCGTCGAAGCTGCTGGGGATTCGATGCCCGCCGAAATGCGCGAGACCTTCGCCAAGGGGATCGAGGACTTCTACGAATACAACAACACCGCCCCCACCAAACCCTTCGCGGTCGACATGGACCACGTCTACGAACGCTTCCCTGAGCTTGAGGGCAAGCTTCAGACGATGGGCGAATGGACCAAGGCGCAGGATTGGGGCGAGAGCAATTATCGCCCGGCCTTCGGGTGA
- a CDS encoding NADP-dependent oxidoreductase has translation MDNRIWRIARRPEGTDFAAALALEHTALAPLAMGEIRIRNTHLSMDAGTRMWLSDREDGYQPPLPVGGPMTGLVLGEVIESRAEGFAEGDLVRAFGQWADISTVDAVMSGALLLDPTVADRRAWFGPLGMNGWTALWGIEQTGAAQTGERVLVSAAAGATGILAVQIARLLGCEAWGIAGGAAKCAYLTEELGIAGAVDYKSGDLAGQLDAAGGFDVYFDNVGGPLLDAVLTRMNHYGRIAVCGLLADYTAGTRTAPKEFDQVLMRRLRIEGFFSPDFMHEGPTLTRRLREWTEGGDLVMPYDVTHGLENTLTAYAKLFNGANIGKVIVELEP, from the coding sequence ATGGACAACCGCATCTGGCGCATCGCGCGCCGCCCCGAGGGCACCGATTTCGCCGCCGCGCTGGCGCTGGAGCACACCGCGCTCGCCCCGCTGGCGATGGGCGAGATCCGCATCCGCAACACCCACCTGTCGATGGACGCAGGCACCCGGATGTGGCTCTCCGACCGCGAGGACGGCTATCAGCCGCCGCTGCCCGTGGGCGGGCCGATGACGGGCCTTGTGCTCGGCGAGGTGATCGAGAGCCGGGCCGAGGGTTTCGCCGAGGGCGATCTGGTGCGCGCCTTCGGGCAGTGGGCCGACATCAGCACGGTCGATGCGGTCATGTCGGGCGCGCTGCTGCTTGATCCCACCGTCGCTGACCGGCGTGCGTGGTTCGGGCCGCTGGGCATGAACGGGTGGACCGCGCTGTGGGGCATCGAGCAGACCGGCGCTGCGCAAACGGGCGAGCGGGTGCTGGTCTCCGCCGCTGCCGGGGCGACCGGCATCCTCGCGGTGCAGATCGCCAGATTGCTCGGCTGCGAGGCATGGGGCATCGCGGGCGGCGCAGCGAAATGCGCTTACCTGACGGAGGAATTGGGGATTGCCGGGGCGGTCGATTACAAATCGGGTGATCTGGCCGGGCAACTCGATGCAGCAGGCGGCTTCGATGTCTATTTCGACAATGTCGGAGGCCCGTTGCTCGATGCGGTGCTCACCCGCATGAACCACTATGGCCGGATCGCGGTGTGCGGATTGCTGGCGGACTACACCGCAGGCACCCGCACCGCCCCCAAGGAATTCGATCAGGTGCTGATGCGCCGCCTGCGGATCGAGGGCTTCTTCTCGCCCGACTTCATGCACGAAGGCCCAACCCTCACCCGCCGCCTGCGCGAATGGACCGAAGGCGGCGATCTGGTGATGCCTTACGATGTGACGCACGGCCTCGAAAACACCCTCACCGCCTATGCCAAGCTGTTCAATGGCGCGAATATCGGCAAGGTGATCGTGGAGCTTGAACCATGA
- a CDS encoding nuclear transport factor 2 family protein — protein MTGTLEDREAIRDILAAYAHAIDRRRWGMMERLFHADATFRFGMIEGDWRGFVDQARAVIDPCLATQHQLGQTVFGFDGDTICHTETYMTAMHTIPSGYPLAAVFPDKGVIYSAIVAGRYVDRFEKRAGEWRIAQRTGLYDWREFRVVEGVDLSDTPEGAAGYHDERDPSTAAVRRWLG, from the coding sequence ATGACCGGCACCCTGGAAGACCGCGAGGCGATCCGCGACATTCTTGCCGCCTATGCCCACGCCATCGACCGGCGGCGCTGGGGGATGATGGAGCGCCTGTTCCACGCGGACGCTACCTTCCGCTTCGGGATGATCGAGGGCGATTGGCGCGGCTTCGTCGATCAGGCCCGCGCGGTGATTGACCCCTGCCTCGCGACCCAGCACCAGCTTGGCCAAACGGTGTTCGGCTTTGACGGCGACACCATCTGCCACACCGAAACTTACATGACCGCGATGCACACCATCCCCTCCGGCTACCCGCTGGCGGCGGTGTTCCCCGACAAGGGCGTGATCTACTCGGCGATCGTCGCAGGGCGCTATGTCGACCGGTTCGAGAAGCGGGCAGGAGAATGGCGCATCGCCCAGCGCACGGGGCTTTACGACTGGCGCGAGTTCCGGGTGGTGGAGGGCGTCGACCTCTCCGACACGCCCGAGGGCGCGGCGGGATACCACGACGAGCGCGATCCCTCGACCGCGGCGGTGAGGCGGTGGCTCGGCTAA
- a CDS encoding PaaI family thioesterase gives MAIPQGFEPAGFTPGFLDHGGPYYLGPAVGGVRVVGLAVCPHHINYQDAAHGGVISTFADVALSHAVYDAERPRLAPSTVTLTVNYLAGAKLGDWLEARVRIDRLGGRTAYTSGGVWRGEEQVATMSGVFAIKRP, from the coding sequence ATGGCGATACCTCAAGGCTTCGAACCCGCCGGCTTCACGCCCGGCTTTCTCGACCACGGCGGGCCTTACTATCTGGGGCCAGCGGTGGGCGGGGTGCGCGTGGTGGGCTTGGCTGTCTGCCCGCACCACATCAACTACCAGGACGCCGCCCACGGCGGGGTGATTTCGACCTTCGCCGATGTGGCGCTTTCGCACGCCGTGTATGATGCCGAGCGCCCCCGGCTCGCCCCGTCCACCGTGACGCTGACGGTCAATTATCTCGCGGGCGCAAAGCTGGGCGACTGGTTGGAAGCGCGCGTGCGGATTGATCGGCTGGGCGGGCGCACGGCCTACACCTCGGGCGGGGTGTGGCGCGGCGAGGAGCAGGTGGCGACGATGAGTGGGGTATTTGCGATCAAGCGGCCTTAG
- a CDS encoding fatty acid--CoA ligase, with protein sequence MGETTAQVAESFCDVVREHARSQGDVIAFSYAGEEISFAEIDAGANRVANGLAALGVKPGDRVAFLGKNHPLYFEAFLGANRIGAVMTPVNWRLAAPEVAYVLDNSCAKVVFVGEGFAEVLGQIRPDCPHVDQVIGIDAPDFAGTDYRIWRDGFPATPPAHRISAEDDALQLYTSGTTGKPKGAVITHGSLLSSRDGTAAGDAMREWQEPIPGDVTLLAMPCFHISGTGTGIGTLVAGTNSIVLPEYDPTKALDLIQNYNISKIFLVPAALQILLNHPKVGEVDFSRLKYVTYGASPIPLELMREAIRVMGCGFVQMYGMTETSGTIVALDPEDHVPEGSVRMRSVGKPLAGVEIKVIDEAGNEVPAGTVGEIATRSNKNMRGYWNNPDATASTIDAEGWLRTGDAGYLDEDGYLYIHDRVKDMIISGGENVYPAEVENALYSHPKVADVAVIGVPDPKWGEAVKACVVVKAGEDLSEAELIAHARTLIAGYKCPKSVDFIPALPRNPSGKILRRELRAPYWVGKDRAVN encoded by the coding sequence ATGGGAGAGACAACAGCACAGGTCGCAGAAAGCTTCTGCGACGTCGTCCGCGAACACGCCCGCAGCCAGGGCGATGTGATCGCCTTCAGCTATGCCGGCGAGGAGATCAGCTTCGCCGAGATCGACGCGGGCGCCAACCGCGTGGCGAACGGGCTTGCGGCGCTGGGTGTGAAGCCGGGCGACCGCGTGGCATTCCTCGGCAAGAACCACCCGCTCTATTTCGAGGCCTTCCTCGGCGCGAACCGCATCGGCGCGGTGATGACCCCGGTGAACTGGCGCCTCGCCGCGCCCGAGGTGGCCTATGTGCTCGACAACTCCTGCGCGAAGGTGGTGTTCGTGGGCGAGGGGTTTGCCGAGGTGCTCGGCCAGATCCGCCCCGACTGCCCCCATGTCGACCAGGTGATCGGCATCGACGCGCCCGACTTCGCGGGGACCGATTACCGCATCTGGCGCGACGGCTTTCCCGCCACGCCCCCGGCCCATCGGATCAGCGCCGAGGACGACGCGCTGCAACTCTACACCTCGGGCACCACCGGCAAGCCCAAGGGCGCGGTCATCACCCATGGCTCGCTGCTTTCCAGCCGCGATGGCACCGCGGCGGGCGACGCCATGCGGGAATGGCAGGAGCCGATCCCGGGCGACGTCACGCTGCTCGCCATGCCCTGCTTCCACATCAGCGGCACCGGCACCGGCATCGGCACGCTGGTGGCGGGCACCAATTCGATCGTCCTGCCCGAGTATGACCCGACCAAGGCGCTCGATCTGATCCAGAATTACAATATCTCGAAGATCTTCCTCGTCCCGGCCGCGCTGCAGATCCTGCTCAATCACCCCAAGGTCGGCGAGGTCGATTTCAGCCGGTTGAAATATGTCACCTACGGCGCCTCCCCGATCCCGCTCGAACTGATGCGCGAGGCGATCCGGGTGATGGGCTGCGGCTTCGTGCAGATGTATGGCATGACCGAGACCTCAGGAACCATCGTCGCGCTCGATCCCGAGGATCACGTGCCCGAAGGCTCGGTGCGGATGCGCTCTGTCGGCAAGCCGCTCGCAGGCGTCGAGATCAAGGTGATCGACGAGGCGGGGAACGAAGTCCCTGCCGGCACCGTGGGCGAAATCGCGACCCGCTCGAACAAGAACATGCGCGGCTACTGGAATAACCCCGATGCCACCGCTTCGACCATCGACGCCGAGGGCTGGCTGCGCACGGGCGATGCCGGGTATCTCGACGAGGACGGATACCTCTACATCCACGACCGGGTGAAGGACATGATCATCTCCGGCGGCGAGAACGTCTATCCCGCCGAGGTCGAGAACGCGCTCTATTCGCACCCCAAGGTCGCCGATGTGGCGGTGATCGGCGTGCCCGATCCCAAGTGGGGCGAGGCGGTGAAGGCCTGCGTCGTCGTGAAGGCGGGCGAAGACTTGAGCGAGGCCGAACTGATCGCCCACGCCCGCACGCTGATCGCGGGCTACAAGTGCCCCAAGTCGGTCGATTTCATCCCCGCGCTGCCGAGGAACCCCTCGGGCAAGATCCTGCGCCGCGAGCTGCGCGCGCCCTATTGGGTGGGGAAAGATCGGGCGGTGAACTGA
- a CDS encoding VOC family protein, whose protein sequence is MLAVRQLAYKVNDLEAAAAAHHRAFGSGPFFVLRHVALASSQHRGIEQPFDHSSAYGQWGSVMVELVVQHNAEPSALHEMFPHGSGTEGLHHAALFVDDLEASIARFEREGAPLEQLSVTAGGTAFAFVDTRASLGHMLELYEPTPQLTGFYAMIAKAAEEWDGKELIRELG, encoded by the coding sequence GTGCTCGCCGTTCGCCAGCTTGCTTACAAGGTCAACGATCTTGAGGCAGCGGCGGCAGCGCATCACCGGGCTTTCGGATCGGGGCCGTTCTTCGTGCTGCGCCATGTCGCGCTCGCGTCATCGCAGCATCGCGGGATCGAACAGCCGTTCGATCACTCCAGCGCCTATGGCCAGTGGGGCAGCGTCATGGTCGAGCTGGTGGTGCAGCACAACGCCGAGCCATCCGCGCTGCACGAGATGTTTCCCCATGGCTCAGGGACAGAGGGGCTGCACCATGCGGCGCTGTTCGTCGATGATCTGGAAGCGAGCATTGCCCGCTTCGAGCGCGAAGGCGCGCCGCTCGAGCAGCTTTCGGTGACGGCAGGCGGCACGGCCTTCGCCTTCGTGGATACGCGGGCGAGCCTCGGGCATATGCTCGAATTGTATGAACCGACGCCGCAGCTGACGGGCTTCTACGCGATGATCGCCAAGGCCGCCGAGGAATGGGACGGCAAGGAACTGATCCGGGAGTTGGGTTAG
- a CDS encoding carboxymuconolactone decarboxylase family protein — translation MSTTPRVSSALPGEPPHFGSVLAHQPDIAASFFALYGRFWGSDVLAARIKEVARMRNARVTECGFCRNVRFDKAVAQGLGEEVVDDITDGYETSDRLSDTEKAVLKFTDALIHDPELLTGDAKAALQRHLTPAQIAELGLGVTLFLALAKALITLGLEPETMDRTVLPTPAVLEAAE, via the coding sequence ATGTCCACGACACCCCGCGTTTCCTCCGCCCTTCCGGGCGAGCCGCCGCATTTCGGATCGGTGCTGGCGCATCAGCCGGACATCGCCGCAAGTTTCTTCGCGCTCTATGGCCGGTTCTGGGGCTCGGATGTGCTCGCCGCGCGGATCAAGGAAGTCGCGCGGATGCGCAATGCGCGCGTCACGGAATGTGGCTTCTGCCGCAATGTCCGCTTCGACAAGGCGGTGGCGCAGGGCTTGGGCGAGGAGGTGGTGGACGACATCACCGATGGCTATGAGACCTCCGACCGGCTCTCCGACACCGAGAAGGCAGTGCTCAAATTCACCGATGCGCTGATCCACGATCCCGAGCTGCTGACCGGCGATGCGAAGGCGGCCTTGCAGCGCCATCTCACGCCCGCGCAGATCGCCGAACTCGGCCTCGGCGTGACGCTGTTCCTCGCGCTCGCCAAGGCGCTGATCACCTTGGGGCTGGAGCCGGAGACGATGGATCGCACCGTGCTGCCGACCCCCGCCGTGCTGGAGGCGGCGGAATGA
- a CDS encoding nuclear transport factor 2 family protein, producing MTLEAKVQELLDKQAISEVLQRYSRTLDWLDDAGQASCFWPDAPIDYGFFTGAAADFIPVVMGIERASQRRWHFLSTPSIALRGPDRASAECYGFATGIREGEDGTWSGGLYGGRYLDEFEKREGEWKIAARRYIMDWKLPLDDQPGNEPNPDFPLPVLQIIASGHPDYRVI from the coding sequence ATGACCCTCGAAGCCAAAGTGCAGGAACTGCTCGACAAGCAGGCGATCAGCGAGGTGCTGCAACGCTATTCGCGCACGCTCGACTGGCTGGATGATGCCGGGCAGGCGAGCTGCTTCTGGCCCGATGCGCCGATCGACTACGGCTTCTTCACCGGCGCGGCGGCGGATTTCATTCCCGTGGTCATGGGGATCGAGCGCGCCAGCCAGCGGCGCTGGCATTTTCTCTCGACGCCCTCGATCGCGCTGCGTGGCCCCGACCGGGCGAGCGCGGAGTGTTACGGGTTCGCCACGGGCATCCGCGAGGGCGAGGACGGCACCTGGTCGGGCGGGCTCTATGGCGGGCGCTATCTCGATGAATTCGAAAAGCGTGAGGGCGAATGGAAGATCGCTGCGCGCCGCTACATCATGGATTGGAAGCTGCCGCTCGACGATCAGCCCGGCAACGAACCCAACCCCGATTTCCCCCTGCCTGTGCTTCAGATCATCGCCAGCGGGCACCCTGATTACCGGGTGATCTAA
- a CDS encoding putative quinol monooxygenase — protein sequence MASLLAHIQIQPGKEAKWEAIMRDMVHHTFGTEEGVIRYEYWKGQEPLSYYCLLSFKDKWAFYHHQMSDHHEGHDFADVLAGIKLEYIDPVEGAGGGLPPTTDPALPDDASAAMRTAQERFPLSIPAWWEARA from the coding sequence ATGGCCAGCCTGCTCGCGCACATTCAAATCCAGCCCGGCAAGGAGGCGAAGTGGGAGGCCATCATGCGCGACATGGTCCACCATACCTTCGGCACCGAGGAGGGCGTGATCCGCTACGAATACTGGAAGGGGCAGGAGCCGCTCAGCTATTACTGCCTGCTCTCCTTCAAGGACAAGTGGGCCTTCTATCACCACCAGATGAGCGACCATCACGAGGGCCACGATTTCGCCGATGTGCTGGCGGGGATCAAACTCGAATATATCGACCCCGTGGAAGGCGCAGGTGGCGGGCTGCCACCTACCACCGACCCCGCTTTGCCCGATGATGCCAGCGCGGCGATGCGGACGGCGCAGGAGCGGTTTCCCCTGTCGATCCCCGCATGGTGGGAGGCGCGGGCATGA
- a CDS encoding cytochrome P450 gives MEPRTLADVDLFAPGAQEHWYAAYAILHEEAPVQRLPGEGLTPGTDAFVLTKYADISRVVKDWDRFPPTLSLLVAHIQSSGEMPTHIPDIDAMVASIVSLRPDPELWRAHRKELTDPWVGPGCTRHAGMIAGHVDALIAGILAKARAGEPVDFVADFARPLPQRVMASVLGFPMEDIPRLEQWGNAQVMSYVIGTTHKNILTPEQSAEKFRLLAGMKEYVAEQTREKRARPQDDMISFLTQVEYQALGRKLTDDEINGVVYAMVIGGLETTQYALAEQAQLLCERPGMFATLRGDRAAIRTFIEEGMRLRSPTQGLSTRICARDEVFQGVAVPAGSMLHLRWAAANIDPDEFDDPLELKLDRKAATRHLAFSQGPRSCPGSNISRLEQMIAWEKLCDAFADLAFAPGNDFRHQGGIMLGIYRLMLTLTPTETP, from the coding sequence GTGGAACCGCGCACACTGGCCGATGTCGACCTGTTCGCTCCGGGCGCGCAGGAGCATTGGTATGCGGCCTATGCGATCCTCCACGAGGAAGCTCCGGTGCAGCGCCTCCCCGGCGAGGGGCTGACCCCCGGCACCGACGCCTTCGTCCTCACCAAATACGCGGACATTTCGCGGGTTGTGAAGGACTGGGACCGCTTCCCGCCGACACTCTCGCTGCTGGTGGCGCATATTCAGTCCTCGGGCGAAATGCCCACCCACATTCCCGATATCGACGCGATGGTGGCGAGCATCGTCTCGCTGCGTCCCGATCCCGAGCTGTGGCGCGCGCACCGCAAGGAACTGACCGATCCGTGGGTGGGGCCGGGCTGCACCCGCCACGCGGGGATGATCGCGGGGCACGTCGATGCGCTGATCGCCGGGATTCTGGCCAAGGCGCGCGCGGGCGAACCGGTCGATTTCGTCGCCGATTTCGCCCGGCCCCTGCCGCAGCGAGTGATGGCTAGCGTGCTCGGCTTTCCGATGGAGGACATCCCGCGCCTCGAACAATGGGGCAATGCGCAGGTCATGTCCTACGTGATCGGGACCACGCACAAGAACATCCTCACCCCCGAACAGAGCGCCGAGAAGTTCCGGCTGCTCGCGGGGATGAAGGAATATGTCGCCGAGCAGACCCGTGAAAAGCGCGCCCGCCCGCAGGACGACATGATCAGCTTCCTGACGCAGGTCGAATATCAGGCGCTCGGACGAAAGCTCACCGATGACGAGATCAATGGCGTGGTCTATGCGATGGTGATCGGCGGGCTGGAGACGACGCAATATGCCCTCGCCGAACAGGCGCAATTGCTGTGCGAGCGGCCGGGGATGTTCGCCACATTGCGCGGCGACCGGGCGGCGATCCGCACTTTCATCGAGGAGGGGATGCGGCTGCGCTCGCCCACCCAAGGCCTCTCGACCCGCATCTGCGCGCGCGACGAGGTGTTTCAGGGCGTCGCGGTGCCGGCCGGCTCGATGCTCCACCTGCGCTGGGCCGCCGCCAATATCGACCCCGACGAGTTCGACGATCCGCTCGAATTGAAGCTCGACCGCAAGGCCGCTACCCGCCATCTCGCGTTCAGCCAGGGGCCGCGCTCGTGCCCGGGCTCCAACATCTCGCGGCTCGAACAGATGATCGCGTGGGAGAAGCTGTGCGACGCCTTCGCCGATCTCGCCTTCGCGCCGGGCAATGATTTCCGCCATCAGGGCGGGATCATGCTCGGGATCTATCGGCTGATGCTCACCCTCACACCCACGGAGACCCCCTGA
- a CDS encoding carboxymuconolactone decarboxylase family protein — protein MSRIEKLPPDQWDARLVAAIQPDNLTDLEQGLTRYFAHCPEQALGLMGFGGALKRNRSLPERLVELVRLRVAFFNQCRSCMAIRYSDAVADGVTEGLVCSLERPQEAENLSAAEKAAIRYGELMATDHLAINDAVYADLRQHFTEAQIVELGMTVAFFVGFGRLAATYHMVEELPEAFQTAETIAPWGADKIEVR, from the coding sequence GTGAGCCGTATCGAGAAACTTCCCCCTGACCAGTGGGACGCGCGCCTTGTCGCTGCGATCCAGCCGGACAACCTCACCGATCTGGAGCAAGGCCTGACCCGCTATTTCGCGCATTGCCCCGAGCAGGCGCTGGGGCTGATGGGCTTCGGCGGGGCGTTGAAGCGCAATCGCTCTCTGCCCGAACGGCTGGTGGAGCTGGTGCGGCTGAGGGTCGCCTTCTTCAACCAGTGCCGCAGCTGCATGGCGATCCGCTATTCGGACGCGGTGGCGGATGGGGTCACGGAAGGGCTGGTTTGCTCATTGGAGCGTCCGCAGGAGGCCGAGAACCTAAGCGCCGCCGAGAAAGCCGCAATCCGTTACGGCGAGCTGATGGCGACCGATCATCTCGCGATTAATGACGCGGTCTATGCCGACCTGCGCCAGCACTTCACCGAGGCGCAGATCGTCGAACTCGGCATGACGGTCGCTTTCTTCGTTGGCTTCGGCAGGCTCGCGGCGACGTATCACATGGTCGAGGAACTGCCCGAGGCGTTCCAGACCGCGGAAACAATCGCCCCTTGGGGTGCCGACAAGATCGAGGTGCGCTGA
- a CDS encoding cytochrome P450, which produces MNQPPQINLFDPALQQCPYDAYKVLRDEAPVYNIPGTQIYVVSRYDHVREVLMDPARFPSTAANELMRASPVDMERGRKVAERFREKGWLPAPTLAGRDDPNHKQMRAMFNEAFKPSRIKEIDPRVETLAYELIDEFLADGKCDWVRQFCVPLPLFIIGEQMGAKREDMWRIKGWTDAFFHRISLMLPEDKHLEMVDREIEAQHYFQPIFERLREHPDGSLISVLVNTVIEGWGRPLNDNELHAEMMADTFVGGSETTTNALAAGMKLLIENKDVWAKLKADPDKYMRNFVEEVLRLESPVQSLMRFTHADVELDGVTIPAGSVVNVRYGAANRDERVFECPEKLDLDRPKAGAHMAFGSGTHHCLGAPLARRELTWGFQAVVDRFEDMDFADGENDFSYHPHFLLRSLKQLNIVFEAKK; this is translated from the coding sequence ATGAACCAGCCGCCCCAGATCAACCTGTTCGACCCCGCGCTCCAGCAGTGCCCCTACGATGCCTACAAGGTGCTGCGTGACGAAGCGCCGGTCTACAATATCCCCGGCACGCAGATCTATGTCGTCAGCCGCTATGACCATGTGCGCGAGGTGCTGATGGACCCGGCGCGCTTCCCCTCGACGGCGGCGAACGAGCTAATGCGCGCCTCCCCGGTCGACATGGAGCGCGGACGCAAGGTCGCCGAGCGGTTCCGCGAGAAGGGCTGGCTCCCCGCCCCGACCCTCGCCGGGCGCGACGATCCCAATCACAAGCAGATGCGCGCGATGTTCAACGAGGCGTTCAAGCCCAGCCGCATCAAGGAAATCGACCCCCGCGTCGAAACCCTCGCTTACGAGCTGATCGACGAATTCCTCGCCGACGGCAAATGCGACTGGGTGCGCCAGTTCTGCGTCCCCCTGCCCCTCTTCATCATCGGCGAGCAGATGGGCGCCAAGCGCGAGGATATGTGGCGGATCAAGGGCTGGACCGACGCCTTCTTCCACCGCATTTCCCTCATGCTGCCCGAGGACAAGCATCTGGAGATGGTCGACCGCGAGATCGAGGCGCAGCACTATTTCCAGCCGATCTTCGAGCGCTTGAGGGAGCATCCCGATGGCTCGCTGATCTCCGTTCTGGTCAACACCGTGATCGAGGGCTGGGGGCGGCCGCTGAACGACAATGAACTCCACGCCGAGATGATGGCCGATACCTTCGTCGGCGGATCGGAGACCACCACCAATGCGCTCGCGGCGGGGATGAAGCTGCTGATCGAGAACAAGGATGTGTGGGCGAAGCTCAAGGCCGACCCAGACAAGTATATGCGCAACTTCGTCGAAGAGGTGCTGAGGCTCGAGAGTCCGGTGCAATCGCTGATGCGCTTCACCCATGCGGACGTGGAACTGGACGGGGTGACAATCCCCGCAGGCTCGGTGGTCAACGTCCGCTACGGCGCGGCCAACCGCGACGAGCGCGTCTTCGAATGTCCCGAAAAGCTCGATCTCGACCGGCCCAAGGCGGGCGCGCACATGGCCTTCGGGTCAGGCACGCACCATTGTCTGGGCGCGCCGCTCGCCCGGCGCGAGCTGACCTGGGGCTTTCAGGCCGTGGTCGACCGGTTCGAGGACATGGACTTCGCGGACGGAGAGAACGACTTCAGCTACCACCCGCACTTCCTGCTGCGGAGCCTGAAGCAGCTGAACATCGTGTTCGAGGCGAAGAAATAG